In the Leptospira limi genome, one interval contains:
- a CDS encoding transketolase has translation MEKIEVAKKFANDIRIQVIKMVTAANSGHPGGPLGLADIYAALYTSILNHDPKNPEWSERDRLILSNGHVCAVRYAAMGLSGYFPVEDLLTFRNINSYLQGHPSTRYMKGIESSSGSLGQGLSVSVGLALGAKLKKETYKIYTCISDGECGEGMTWEAAQSAVHFKTDNLIAFMDRNYIQIDGNTEEVMKLEPLDKKFEMFGWNVINADGHNMEEIFSAFAKAKQHTGGPTLIVFRTILGKGVSYMENNPKWHGTPPNKEQEAQALAELA, from the coding sequence ATGGAAAAAATTGAAGTCGCAAAGAAATTTGCAAATGATATCCGAATCCAAGTAATCAAAATGGTTACGGCAGCTAATTCTGGTCACCCAGGTGGACCACTTGGACTTGCTGATATCTACGCTGCCCTTTATACTTCAATACTCAACCATGACCCCAAAAATCCAGAATGGTCAGAACGAGACCGTTTGATTTTATCCAATGGACACGTTTGTGCCGTTCGTTATGCTGCCATGGGACTTTCTGGTTATTTCCCAGTGGAAGACCTTTTGACATTCCGAAATATCAACTCTTATTTACAAGGACACCCTTCTACTCGTTATATGAAGGGAATTGAATCTAGTTCTGGTTCCCTTGGACAAGGTCTTTCCGTTTCCGTTGGGCTTGCACTTGGTGCAAAGTTAAAGAAAGAGACATATAAAATTTATACATGTATATCTGATGGTGAATGTGGTGAAGGAATGACTTGGGAAGCAGCCCAATCTGCAGTTCATTTTAAAACAGATAACCTCATTGCGTTTATGGATCGTAACTACATTCAAATTGATGGTAACACAGAAGAAGTAATGAAGTTAGAACCATTGGATAAAAAATTTGAGATGTTTGGTTGGAATGTGATCAATGCAGACGGACATAATATGGAAGAAATTTTCTCTGCATTTGCAAAAGCGAAACAACATACTGGTGGACCAACACTCATTGTCTTTAGAACCATTTTAGGTAAAGGTGTTTCTTATATGGAAAACAATCCTAAGTGGCATGGTACTCCACCAAATAAAGAACAAGAAGCACAAGCTCTTGCAGAATTAGCTTAA
- a CDS encoding transglutaminase-like domain-containing protein, translating into MGQNSFPDFYPDDITRLLYDWEVAPAEKKRFILKLIASRIPWQIQLESALDEVKDPYLRVQARNLKSEILRHRLRHSFFKLTLRGNTNHYKDLEEMVVQLSSIGFPDQNYAEIKHELDRIALRISELYDDHSGYLTDELKVQILCQVMFQEEGFVGNIQNYNDPGNSYLFQVIKSRLGIPISLSVVYLLVAQRLGLPLYGTNLPLHFLLQYESDGYFTYIDPFHGGVLLDKFTCEKFLEANGYSNSPKYFTKASTLSMIKRMCRNLLHIYRDNQTKEMENTIKDHLQILESRSTHVE; encoded by the coding sequence ATGGGACAAAACTCCTTTCCTGATTTTTACCCGGATGATATCACTCGTTTATTGTATGATTGGGAAGTAGCTCCTGCAGAAAAAAAACGTTTTATCTTAAAACTGATAGCTTCGCGTATTCCTTGGCAAATTCAATTGGAATCTGCCTTGGATGAAGTGAAAGATCCTTATCTTCGTGTCCAAGCTAGAAATCTAAAATCAGAAATTTTGCGCCATCGATTAAGGCATTCTTTCTTCAAACTCACGTTACGTGGGAATACAAATCATTATAAAGATTTAGAAGAGATGGTTGTTCAACTTTCTAGTATTGGTTTTCCTGATCAAAATTATGCGGAAATCAAACATGAATTAGATCGAATTGCACTTCGTATTTCTGAGTTGTATGATGATCATTCAGGTTATTTAACAGACGAACTCAAAGTACAAATCCTTTGCCAGGTGATGTTCCAAGAAGAAGGTTTTGTTGGAAATATCCAAAATTATAATGATCCAGGAAATTCCTATTTATTCCAAGTAATCAAAAGTCGTTTGGGAATTCCAATTTCATTGTCTGTTGTATACCTTCTAGTTGCCCAACGTCTAGGTTTGCCTTTATACGGCACCAATTTACCATTACATTTTCTTTTGCAATACGAATCAGATGGATATTTCACATACATCGATCCCTTTCATGGTGGGGTTTTATTAGATAAATTTACCTGTGAGAAATTTTTGGAAGCAAATGGATATTCCAATTCACCAAAATATTTCACAAAGGCATCTACACTTTCGATGATCAAACGTATGTGCCGAAATTTACTCCACATTTATAGAGACAATCAGACCAAAGAAATGGAAAATACAATTAAGGATCATCTTCAGATTCTTGAAAGTCGATCCACACATGTTGAATAA
- a CDS encoding polyprenyl synthetase family protein gives MKSKFNIQSVLSKFDKNLDSIIYEDIPILKKIKKQVITSGGKRIRPFAHYLFCQFLEVKDVSWLDVGSVAELIHAASLLHDDVVDNAPIRRGKPTIGASFGNKTAILAGDYLLACGISRLNSLGNSELMEIFSQVLRDLSVSELLQMEWEKNPKITLKIYDQIIYGKTASLFGVCTESAAILANKSKSERKQFRQFGVRLGKLFQKKDDCLDYFEDSKTSGKEFLKDFKNGLFTYPVLLLRSKLSMIEKSKLNRMFQKEFRDENDEKIILNLMKSKNIPNILHKELESEKNDLLLFLNQFPKTEERELFIEQLNRLT, from the coding sequence ATGAAGTCTAAATTCAATATCCAATCTGTACTATCAAAATTTGATAAAAATTTAGATAGTATCATTTACGAAGACATTCCTATCCTCAAAAAAATAAAAAAACAAGTAATCACTTCTGGTGGGAAAAGGATTCGACCTTTTGCACATTATCTTTTTTGCCAATTTTTGGAAGTAAAGGATGTTAGTTGGTTGGATGTGGGAAGTGTAGCTGAACTCATCCATGCTGCCAGCTTACTACATGATGATGTTGTTGATAATGCCCCAATCCGGCGGGGGAAACCTACGATTGGCGCAAGTTTCGGAAACAAAACAGCCATCCTTGCAGGCGATTATTTATTGGCATGTGGAATCAGCCGACTCAATTCCCTTGGAAATTCAGAACTCATGGAAATTTTTTCCCAAGTGCTTCGTGATTTATCAGTGAGTGAACTTTTGCAAATGGAATGGGAAAAAAATCCTAAAATCACTCTTAAGATTTATGACCAAATCATTTATGGAAAAACAGCTTCTTTGTTTGGTGTTTGCACAGAATCTGCTGCTATTTTAGCAAACAAATCAAAATCAGAGAGAAAGCAGTTTCGCCAATTTGGTGTTAGATTGGGAAAATTATTCCAGAAAAAAGATGATTGTCTCGATTATTTTGAAGATTCAAAAACAAGTGGAAAAGAGTTCTTAAAAGACTTTAAAAACGGATTATTTACATATCCAGTTTTGTTATTACGATCAAAACTTAGTATGATTGAAAAATCTAAATTGAATCGAATGTTCCAAAAAGAATTTCGAGATGAAAATGATGAGAAAATCATCTTAAACTTAATGAAATCAAAAAATATTCCAAACATTCTTCATAAAGAATTGGAATCGGAAAAAAATGACTTATTACTCTTTTTAAATCAATTCCCTAAAACAGAAGAAAGGGAACTTTTCATCGAACAGCTAAATCGACTAACTTAA
- a CDS encoding ATP-binding protein produces the protein MFRFVLSFLCFPFLLFAEGEPHLIHLGTNPNSLSINYNQTQSIYYFGFTKESHYYEIQLEEDPTRYIHFENGMLSEIDCEIYQNNKKIKEFQTGLFRKKLPEVSYTGGFLFPAKEEGLYRFRIQSDDTHRINFHIRKESDLFQYTKSLSLWQGLYLGLCILLCLFTAAQYVLLREKISLLLTFAISTILFTNVLRSGLFYEYGFSNLEWFFRYVPGLLSLSPIGFVLFLREFLHIKKEHPNFDKYVKLYLYLMLASIILAIIDLQLYFRFIYTNSFMLSTTTFGYSIYCLIKKKEHANVLFFAFLIRQISTILLIFTNTGYLPSFPFLSSANEIGAAIQMTIFTIVISKFQIQTRIIKEQTVTKVNEELEFMVSERTKELQFQKEKLESTILQLSQTENQLALSEKMTELGKLVAGVAHEINNPLSAIKASIETLMESKQNETSQLGSKENIFDSLSTPEINTLKQLFRYQSDFGLLASYTERKEKKSDLKKTLKDNDLDYDEATLEKFLDVGITKLEEDQILLLKKGKEKLTDLILDEKNFRLHLSIIQIAVDRSSKIILALKNFSRITHSEHRKIFTLLENIETVITIYQYRMRSKVSLKKIFLTDATLLGWPEDLMRVWTNLILNALEAMKQKGNLTISSEKNGKYVEVKVIDNGPGIPIEIQKKIFEPFFTTKQQGEGTGMGLGITKSIIEKHNGSISLESEPGRTCFSISLPVIELIDPNETE, from the coding sequence TTGTTTCGTTTTGTTCTAAGTTTTTTATGTTTTCCCTTTCTTCTTTTTGCAGAAGGGGAACCTCATTTGATCCATCTTGGAACCAATCCCAATTCTCTATCCATCAATTATAACCAAACTCAATCCATTTATTACTTTGGATTCACCAAAGAAAGCCATTATTATGAAATCCAATTGGAAGAAGATCCAACACGTTACATTCATTTTGAAAATGGCATGTTATCTGAGATTGATTGTGAGATTTACCAAAATAACAAAAAAATAAAAGAATTCCAAACAGGTTTATTTCGAAAAAAACTTCCAGAAGTTTCGTATACGGGAGGATTTTTATTCCCAGCGAAAGAAGAAGGATTATATCGATTTCGGATCCAATCAGATGATACCCATAGAATCAATTTTCATATTCGAAAAGAATCAGATTTATTTCAATATACAAAGTCTTTATCCTTATGGCAAGGACTCTACCTTGGACTTTGTATCCTATTATGTTTATTCACTGCAGCGCAGTATGTATTACTCAGAGAAAAAATCTCACTCCTATTGACATTTGCAATATCAACAATTCTATTCACGAATGTTTTGCGATCTGGGTTGTTTTATGAATATGGATTCAGTAATTTGGAATGGTTTTTTCGTTATGTTCCAGGACTATTGTCTTTAAGTCCAATTGGTTTTGTTTTATTCCTAAGAGAGTTTTTACATATAAAAAAGGAACATCCAAATTTTGATAAATATGTAAAACTTTATCTTTATTTAATGTTGGCTTCTATCATTTTAGCAATCATAGACCTTCAACTCTATTTTCGGTTTATTTACACCAACAGTTTTATGTTATCGACTACAACTTTTGGTTATTCGATATACTGCTTGATCAAAAAAAAGGAACATGCCAATGTTCTATTTTTTGCCTTCCTCATAAGACAAATTAGCACAATACTTCTAATTTTCACTAACACTGGTTATCTTCCTTCTTTCCCTTTTTTAAGTTCCGCAAATGAAATTGGTGCCGCAATTCAAATGACTATCTTTACGATTGTTATTTCAAAGTTTCAAATACAAACCAGGATCATCAAAGAACAAACAGTAACAAAAGTAAACGAAGAACTGGAGTTTATGGTTTCTGAAAGAACAAAAGAACTCCAATTTCAAAAAGAAAAATTAGAATCTACTATCTTACAATTAAGCCAAACCGAAAACCAACTAGCACTATCTGAAAAAATGACTGAACTCGGAAAACTAGTAGCAGGGGTTGCCCACGAAATTAATAACCCGCTGAGTGCCATCAAAGCCTCAATCGAAACCTTAATGGAATCCAAACAAAACGAAACAAGCCAACTCGGCTCCAAGGAAAACATTTTTGATAGTCTATCGACACCAGAAATCAATACTTTAAAACAACTTTTCCGATACCAATCCGACTTTGGATTATTAGCTAGTTATACGGAACGTAAGGAAAAAAAATCTGATCTCAAAAAAACACTAAAAGATAATGATTTAGATTACGACGAAGCAACTTTAGAAAAGTTTTTGGATGTCGGGATCACAAAACTTGAAGAAGACCAAATTTTATTATTAAAAAAAGGAAAAGAAAAACTTACCGATTTAATTTTAGATGAAAAAAACTTTCGACTCCATTTATCAATCATTCAGATTGCAGTTGACCGTTCTTCAAAAATCATTCTAGCTCTTAAAAACTTTTCAAGAATCACCCATTCAGAACATAGAAAAATTTTCACTCTACTCGAAAACATTGAAACAGTGATTACGATTTACCAATACAGAATGAGAAGTAAGGTTTCCTTAAAAAAAATATTTTTAACAGATGCAACTTTACTTGGATGGCCCGAGGACCTAATGCGTGTTTGGACAAACTTAATATTAAATGCATTGGAAGCCATGAAACAAAAAGGCAATCTTACCATTAGTTCTGAAAAAAATGGAAAGTATGTAGAAGTGAAAGTCATCGACAATGGACCTGGGATACCAATCGAAATTCAAAAAAAAATCTTTGAACCGTTTTTTACCACGAAACAACAAGGGGAAGGAACAGGTATGGGTCTCGGAATCACTAAATCCATCATTGAAAAACATAATGGATCCATTTCCTTAGAATCAGAGCCAGGCAGAACATGTTTTTCCATATCACTACCTGTGATCGAACTGATTGATCCGAATGAAACAGAATGA
- a CDS encoding LIC10920 family plasminogen-binding lipoprotein: MLRLISILLVLVPFFWGCLKNDNNAALSILDDSTPALYPFNGEVDTSVTTSCGQASPATSTTGTTTGTTPGSTGTTGTSTNNTRFSVISQLIFKTKETLNIRFQYDSTQIQGNIDPQQGFILAGGLFGKTVQGTQGTVKWFNQGINIDTSIQNSQQISFFNIEIRLNGTYSTTTTNSATILLQCFTTDGVNCTSVTTTSRCFTSDNKTCIVQNTSGDAKSVIISGTIKCNAPNIVPQ; this comes from the coding sequence ATGCTCCGACTGATTTCAATTCTATTGGTTCTTGTTCCTTTTTTTTGGGGATGCCTCAAAAATGATAATAATGCAGCTCTCAGCATCTTAGATGATAGTACTCCTGCTTTATACCCATTCAATGGAGAAGTAGATACGAGTGTAACAACAAGCTGTGGACAAGCATCTCCCGCCACTTCAACAACAGGTACTACAACGGGGACAACACCAGGCTCTACTGGTACAACCGGAACAAGTACGAATAACACTCGTTTCTCTGTGATTTCACAGTTAATTTTTAAAACCAAAGAAACTTTAAATATCAGATTTCAATACGACAGTACTCAAATCCAAGGCAACATTGACCCTCAACAAGGATTTATCCTAGCGGGTGGATTATTTGGAAAAACAGTCCAAGGCACACAAGGGACAGTGAAGTGGTTTAACCAAGGGATCAACATCGATACCTCTATTCAAAACTCACAACAGATATCTTTTTTTAATATTGAAATTCGTCTCAATGGAACTTATTCTACAACAACAACAAACTCAGCTACCATTCTACTCCAATGTTTTACAACTGACGGTGTAAACTGTACTTCTGTAACAACGACTTCCAGATGTTTTACTTCTGATAACAAAACTTGTATCGTACAAAACACAAGTGGAGATGCAAAATCAGTGATCATATCAGGAACTATTAAATGTAACGCACCTAATATCGTTCCACAGTAA
- a CDS encoding chloride channel protein, giving the protein MRFPIGLSSVFSIQGPRSIYVYSLLIGLFSGFGAYGFNWALTWTESFTFGNLIGYDPGTPAGDLHFHSVDKVGELSLLWILFLPAIGGLLVGIITSFFCQEAQGGGTDSLIHAFHFNEGKISTKVPFYKALATILTLGSGGSGGKEGPTAQIGAGFGSSLANFLGAGARARRTLMLAGTAGGLGAIFRAPLGGAITAVEMVYQEDIESDSLVPCILSSVTAYLTYTSIAGSGSIFSVKEYSLNDYRHIPLYIVLGLLCYVVGYFFVKVYHWVQDIFSKLPLPNFLKPAFGGLIVGCIALLFPEVLGSGFGLIQRMINGEVLTSTSFGFSGPFFLLAVAIFKVFSTSLTVGSGSSGGLLGPSFAIGGMLGAFVGTMANVLFPELNIIVFPFLLVGMGSFFAGVARAPIAGMIMVCDMIGSYALLPALMIVAMIAVVLSHKISIYRNQIKNRFLSPSHHWDMNQDIMDRIRIQDHFTEFRKYAMVSEHLSLTQLQSNAPGIQASDFILIGSNEEYKGIVSLRKNRILPEYEAELKNLITCAEIVQDVPPVCQKDTLGKALRILLEYDVDKLAIVEENRCLGYLRYIDLFNAYQNEVKNKNKKSKAV; this is encoded by the coding sequence ATGAGGTTTCCCATCGGTCTAAGTTCTGTGTTTTCGATCCAGGGACCACGTTCGATTTATGTCTATTCCCTGCTCATAGGCTTATTTTCCGGTTTTGGGGCCTATGGATTCAATTGGGCACTCACTTGGACAGAATCATTTACCTTTGGCAATTTGATTGGCTATGACCCAGGGACACCTGCCGGAGATTTGCATTTCCACTCCGTCGACAAAGTAGGGGAACTTTCCCTTCTTTGGATTCTTTTTTTGCCTGCCATTGGTGGCCTCCTTGTTGGAATCATAACCAGTTTTTTCTGCCAAGAGGCACAAGGGGGAGGGACAGATTCACTCATCCATGCTTTTCATTTTAATGAGGGAAAAATTAGCACCAAAGTTCCTTTTTATAAAGCACTAGCCACCATACTCACGTTAGGCTCAGGTGGTTCAGGGGGGAAAGAAGGACCAACTGCTCAGATTGGGGCAGGTTTTGGATCGAGTTTAGCTAACTTTTTGGGAGCAGGTGCCAGAGCAAGGCGAACATTGATGTTAGCTGGAACGGCTGGTGGACTTGGAGCAATCTTTCGTGCCCCGTTAGGCGGTGCCATCACAGCTGTTGAGATGGTTTACCAGGAAGATATCGAAAGTGATTCACTTGTACCTTGCATTTTGTCGTCCGTAACAGCTTATCTTACATACACGAGTATTGCGGGAAGTGGTTCAATCTTTTCTGTTAAAGAATATAGTTTAAATGATTACCGTCATATTCCCCTCTACATTGTCCTTGGACTTTTGTGTTATGTAGTGGGTTATTTTTTTGTTAAGGTATACCATTGGGTACAGGATATATTTTCCAAACTCCCTTTACCAAATTTTTTAAAACCTGCGTTTGGTGGACTTATTGTCGGATGTATTGCTTTATTATTCCCAGAAGTGTTAGGTTCCGGATTTGGACTCATCCAAAGGATGATCAATGGAGAAGTGTTAACTTCAACAAGTTTCGGTTTTTCAGGACCGTTTTTCTTACTCGCGGTTGCCATCTTTAAGGTTTTTTCCACTTCCTTAACTGTAGGATCAGGAAGTTCAGGAGGATTACTTGGGCCTTCTTTTGCCATAGGTGGTATGTTAGGTGCTTTTGTGGGGACAATGGCAAATGTATTATTTCCTGAACTCAATATCATCGTTTTCCCATTTTTACTCGTTGGAATGGGTTCATTTTTTGCAGGTGTTGCAAGAGCTCCCATTGCCGGAATGATCATGGTATGTGATATGATTGGAAGTTATGCATTACTACCTGCACTTATGATTGTCGCAATGATTGCAGTGGTTTTATCACATAAAATTTCTATTTATCGGAATCAAATTAAAAACAGATTTTTATCTCCTTCTCACCATTGGGATATGAACCAAGATATTATGGATCGAATTCGCATTCAGGATCATTTTACGGAATTCAGAAAGTATGCGATGGTTTCGGAACATCTATCCTTAACTCAATTACAATCCAATGCACCTGGTATCCAAGCCAGTGATTTTATACTAATAGGATCCAATGAGGAATATAAGGGAATTGTCTCACTCAGGAAGAATAGAATCCTCCCAGAATATGAAGCAGAGCTTAAAAATTTAATCACTTGCGCAGAAATTGTACAAGATGTGCCTCCAGTGTGTCAAAAAGATACATTGGGGAAAGCACTTCGGATCTTGTTGGAATATGATGTCGACAAACTTGCTATAGTTGAAGAAAATAGATGTCTAGGTTATTTACGATATATTGATTTATTTAATGCCTATCAAAATGAAGTGAAAAATAAAAATAAAAAATCGAAAGCAGTATGA
- a CDS encoding ATP-dependent zinc protease family protein, whose product MSISKKSCHHKILKFTSNSCLICIYFVIIFFLNCFGSGQVVEKKPDQHVKPIVIPPQYLKPIVGRVEWVEFPNWKLKLRARIDTGALSCSINAVNIERVVENGETFILFDTFVNEKPIRLKSKFVKEAKVTSTSGVSEKRIMISEVIKIGKYKEETMINLNDRTNLNYPILIGRNFLRGKFLVDVSLSHQLGD is encoded by the coding sequence ATGAGTATTTCTAAAAAATCCTGTCATCATAAAATTCTAAAATTCACATCTAATTCTTGTCTGATTTGTATTTATTTTGTAATAATTTTCTTTTTGAATTGTTTTGGCTCAGGTCAGGTGGTTGAAAAAAAACCAGACCAACATGTAAAACCAATTGTGATTCCTCCCCAATATTTAAAACCAATTGTAGGGCGAGTAGAATGGGTCGAGTTTCCTAACTGGAAATTGAAACTTAGAGCAAGAATTGATACAGGTGCTCTTTCTTGTTCCATCAATGCTGTGAATATTGAAAGAGTTGTAGAGAATGGTGAAACATTCATTTTGTTTGATACATTTGTAAATGAAAAACCAATTCGATTAAAAAGTAAGTTTGTAAAGGAAGCAAAGGTAACTAGCACTTCTGGTGTATCTGAAAAACGGATCATGATTAGTGAAGTCATAAAAATTGGAAAATACAAAGAAGAAACCATGATCAATTTAAATGATCGCACAAATCTAAATTATCCGATTTTGATCGGTAGGAATTTTTTACGCGGTAAATTTTTAGTGGATGTGTCTTTATCACATCAATTAGGGGATTAA
- a CDS encoding 7TM domain-containing protein: MDRKTYITIVILIILPILSILYKLNVAELSLLPVAVDDTVNLQLVISPKENVAISEVVFPIPKQFIQAKVLKSNLKTDDLDFRVQKKQYGHLGIWEGEDWNSPIGYYAKIKMLPYENKDPEPEIQTPSRKTVTKEPYYLSLKQFSTDELALAKKLYEQIHPYDKDNVASAKQIYYFISEEIINSYKDISLSETIRLNSGNAYNQALLFSLLCRMRGIQARTVAGFDLNKQTEKDNKNKITFWNEVRFHGKWYFVSTYKSIFAGSVTGYLPLWKSMEEKRNLGEDPITFRYTAYITKSNVNRYNFKEYSEEIASSNSFLRYYSLYSLPTPLQNLFRLVILIPIGALVLSTARNMIGIPTFGIFTPILLAMFFYETNLWFGIGFFLLMIALGFFERFALDKFYLLAVPRLSILLTITVLTLILFSIINEEISIFNQMSVTLFPIVITTIFVERFSIMIIEEGVMNTLVTLFGTLVIALISYMIFFFGSLQIIFFTHPELLLIVIAIQILLGLYKGYRISELLRFKEIFKS; encoded by the coding sequence TTGGATCGTAAAACCTATATCACAATTGTTATTCTGATTATCCTACCTATCCTTTCTATTCTGTATAAGTTAAATGTTGCTGAGTTATCTCTTTTACCGGTAGCCGTTGATGATACTGTCAATTTACAATTAGTTATTTCTCCTAAGGAAAATGTTGCCATCTCTGAAGTTGTATTCCCTATCCCAAAACAATTTATACAAGCAAAAGTATTAAAATCGAATCTCAAAACCGATGATTTGGATTTTCGCGTACAAAAAAAACAGTATGGTCATTTGGGAATCTGGGAAGGGGAAGATTGGAATTCCCCCATAGGTTATTATGCAAAAATCAAAATGTTGCCCTACGAGAACAAAGATCCAGAACCTGAAATTCAAACGCCTTCTAGAAAAACAGTAACAAAAGAACCTTATTATCTTTCGTTAAAACAATTTTCCACCGATGAACTGGCATTAGCAAAAAAACTATATGAACAAATTCATCCGTATGATAAAGATAACGTTGCCTCCGCAAAACAAATTTATTATTTTATCTCAGAAGAAATTATCAATTCTTATAAAGACATCTCGTTATCTGAGACCATTCGGTTGAATAGTGGAAATGCTTATAACCAAGCCTTACTTTTTTCGTTACTTTGCCGAATGAGAGGGATTCAAGCTCGCACTGTTGCAGGTTTTGATTTGAATAAACAAACCGAAAAAGATAACAAAAACAAAATCACATTTTGGAATGAAGTTAGGTTCCATGGGAAATGGTATTTTGTATCAACTTATAAAAGTATATTTGCAGGTTCAGTAACTGGTTATCTACCTCTTTGGAAATCAATGGAAGAAAAAAGGAATTTAGGCGAAGATCCCATAACGTTTCGTTATACGGCCTATATTACCAAATCAAATGTAAATCGATATAATTTTAAAGAATATAGTGAAGAGATTGCCTCTAGCAATAGTTTTTTGCGATATTACTCTCTTTATAGTTTACCAACACCTTTGCAAAATTTGTTTCGTTTGGTGATATTAATTCCAATTGGAGCACTTGTGTTGTCCACTGCAAGGAATATGATTGGGATTCCTACATTTGGAATTTTTACTCCTATCTTACTTGCTATGTTTTTTTATGAAACCAATCTATGGTTTGGGATTGGTTTTTTTCTTTTGATGATTGCCCTTGGTTTTTTTGAAAGGTTTGCCCTCGACAAGTTTTACTTACTTGCCGTACCTAGATTGTCTATATTACTCACTATTACTGTTCTCACTTTGATACTTTTTTCCATCATCAATGAAGAGATTTCTATTTTTAACCAAATGAGCGTTACCTTATTTCCGATAGTGATCACTACAATATTTGTTGAAAGATTTTCGATTATGATCATTGAAGAAGGAGTGATGAATACTTTGGTTACTTTGTTTGGAACCTTGGTTATCGCTCTCATCAGTTATATGATATTTTTCTTTGGTTCCTTGCAGATAATATTTTTTACACATCCAGAGTTACTACTCATTGTCATTGCGATTCAAATTTTACTAGGTTTGTATAAAGGGTATCGTATTTCCGAACTCCTTCGATTTAAGGAAATTTTTAAATCGTGA
- a CDS encoding alpha-L-glutamate ligase-like protein: protein MISIFQKFESAGILGINRRIGEYILPNNPREFYPLVDDKWKTAELTRQFHVPMPKHYGVIDTFGGIQKTKDLVKDHPGFVVKPANGGMGNGILVITSSETSEHGKILYQKSDGKFLQEKELNHHISGILSGLYSLDGNSDTCILQERLECHPFFQEISFRGIPDIRVIVYLGYPVMAMLRLPTKESGGRANLHQGALGVGVNLSNGTLTHSVCNDKLIEIHPDTKQVLSGRVIPHWFSILEMSSRCYDLSGLGYLGVDIVLDETRGPLLLEMNARPGLGIQIANRMGLVGRLKLVEKVQNSADGPKDRVHRILEEFKKN from the coding sequence GTGATTTCCATTTTCCAAAAATTTGAATCAGCAGGAATTCTTGGAATCAATCGAAGGATCGGCGAATATATTTTACCAAACAATCCACGTGAGTTTTATCCACTCGTTGACGACAAATGGAAAACTGCAGAACTCACGAGGCAGTTTCACGTTCCCATGCCCAAGCATTATGGTGTCATTGATACTTTTGGTGGAATCCAAAAGACAAAAGACTTAGTCAAAGACCATCCTGGATTTGTGGTCAAACCAGCAAATGGTGGGATGGGAAATGGCATTTTAGTCATCACTTCTTCTGAAACATCGGAACACGGGAAAATTTTATACCAGAAATCAGATGGAAAGTTTTTACAAGAAAAGGAATTAAACCACCATATCTCAGGAATTTTATCTGGTTTGTATTCCCTTGATGGAAATTCAGATACTTGCATATTACAAGAACGTTTGGAATGCCATCCATTCTTCCAAGAGATTTCATTTCGTGGGATTCCTGATATACGAGTCATTGTATATTTGGGTTATCCTGTTATGGCCATGTTACGTTTGCCAACAAAGGAATCAGGTGGTAGAGCAAACTTACACCAAGGTGCATTGGGTGTCGGTGTAAACCTATCAAATGGAACTCTAACACATTCAGTTTGCAATGACAAACTCATTGAAATCCATCCAGACACAAAACAGGTATTAAGTGGGCGTGTCATCCCTCATTGGTTTTCAATCTTAGAGATGTCGTCGAGGTGTTATGATCTGTCAGGACTTGGATATTTGGGTGTGGATATCGTACTCGATGAAACAAGAGGACCATTATTATTAGAAATGAATGCACGACCTGGGCTTGGGATACAAATTGCAAATCGAATGGGTCTTGTAGGGAGATTAAAATTAGTGGAAAAAGTTCAGAATTCGGCAGATGGACCAAAGGACCGTGTCCACCGAATCTTGGAAGAGTTTAAAAAAAACTAA